AATTAATTGTCATGCCAACATACATTCTATCAAACTTAACACTATAGAGAACGTAAATGTAAAACATTACTTCACATCTTTTCTGATAAACCACAACTCTCAGAGCCGAAATCTGATGCGCCCCGCCCGAGCCTAACTGACGTTTGTCACGTTCGGACGGGTATTCAGTTGCGCCACGCGGCCAAATTTAAGTGCTTTCTTCTCCATCTTCTCCCTGCCGCACTCTTTAAATATCTTTCTCTATCTCTAGCCTCTTCTCTTGTTAAATATTCTTCCTTATGAATAATTATCCATGGCATAAATGCCTTTGTTGATTGTGTTTTTCCAGAATTATGCTGCCTTAATCGATGCTCACAATTAATTGTCATGCCA
This region of Aequorivita marisscotiae genomic DNA includes:
- a CDS encoding GIY-YIG nuclease family protein, which gives rise to MFYIYVLYSVKFDRMYVGMTINCEHRLRQHNSGKTQSTKAFMPWIIIHKEEYLTREEARDRERYLKSAAGRRWRRKHLNLAAWRN